Proteins from one Porites lutea chromosome 3, jaPorLute2.1, whole genome shotgun sequence genomic window:
- the LOC140930985 gene encoding uncharacterized protein isoform X3, translating into MALTVTLLSQLAVLCSVVHSSFLETTCLRSQYCGQGKVIYHQTMTPTWLEAHASYIDSSRTSTAQQLTFNAGAKDNAALLKVPMIPSGVLKAGTPLTVEITVAHDVSIGSKPIDSDIRYVVSDGTRFIGFETCDKGNYKSNAPCYGFEGVSGASASSMQNNPVLPKPNDSFYPGQFVFTLKLDERWGSCYIPHDGGFVRTAGYNNRVMLNEGVHLEVYKSDKGERVGIRFIKVAIIQDDA; encoded by the exons ATGGCGCTCACGGTTACTCTTCTCTCTCAACTTGCTGTGCTTTGCTCT GTGGTTCATTCTTCCTTTCTGGAAACAACGTGCTTACGGAGTCAATACTGTGGACAG GGAAAAGTGATTTACCATCAGACCATGACTCCGACTTGGTTGGAGGCGCATGCGTCATATATCGACAGTTCTCGTACATCAACAGCCCAACAACTCACATTCAACGCAGGCGCAAAAGACAATGCCGCTCTTCTTAAAGTACCCATGATTCCTTCTGGTGTTTTGAAAGCTGGCACGCCGCTGACTGTAGAGATCACTGTTGCACATGACGTCAGTATTGGAAGCAAACCTATAGATAGCGACATAAGATACGTGGTGTCTGACGGAACCAGGTTTATTGGGTTTGAAACTTGCGACAAAGGGAACTACAAAAGCAATGCACCCTGCTATGGATTCGAAGGGGTTTCAGGTGCAAGCGCTTCTTCCATGCAAAATAATCCTGTTCTTCCCAAACCCAACGACTCCTTCTACCCTGGACAGTTTGTCTTTACTCTCAAGTTGGATGAACGCTGGGGCTCGTGCTACATTCCGCATGACGGAGGCTTCGTGAGGACCGCTGGTTACAACAACCGTGTAATGTTGAACGAGGGAGTCCACCTGGAAGTCTACAAAAGCGACAAAGGAGAAAGGGTCGGTATCAGATTCATCAAAGTGGCTATCATTCAAGATGATGCTTAA